The stretch of DNA CATTTGATGACACAAAAAAAGTTTTATCATTCAATAAAAATCCCCCTTCAAGTTGTTTTAAATAAACAGGCTTAGGTATTATACTGATATTATTAGCTAAATGTTCTGATTTATAATCTTTACACGAAGTGATTATCAAAATCATTAATAATATAAAGCAATGTCGTTTTTTCATATTGAGTTACGTTATTTTTAATTTATTCTACTAGCTATAAAAAGCTAGTTTTATTTTTATATGTTTAATTAGATTATGAACTCATCTTGACTTTTTCTATTATTTGAAAGCTAATAAGTCTTTATTTACAAAATATTACAATTTAATCTTCAGTTATTTTTTATATAAATACATCCATTCATAAATAGTTATATCAAAAGGGTCATAATCTACATGTCCTTCTCCTATTGCTGTATTATCATAAGTTCTTGTCCATGAATTATGATTAACGCCAGGGTATATTGTAAGTTTCGCTCTTGTGGCAGGATCTTCTGCATTAATTGCGTTTATCATTGATACTGATGAACTATAAGGAACTATGTTATCTGCATCACCATGAAACGCCCAAACAGGAATATTCTTAAATTGTTTACCTTTGGAAATATCTCCAAAACCTGCAATTGGAACTAAGGCTGCCACATAAGAGTCATCCCCTTTATTAGAAACATAATCAAAACACCCTTTACCTCCCATACTAAAACCTGTCATATAAATTCGTTGTGTATCTACTTTTAAGCTTTCAACTAAAGAGCTTATGAAATCATGCAAATGCTCTGTGTTCCATACGGTTGGGGATTGTGGAGATGCAACTATCATAGGATGTTTTGGATTCCAGCGAATTTCATTAATCAAAGATGGTGGCCCATCTAGTAAAATAACACTCAAATCATTTGGATTAATAGAGCTATCTCCTCTTGATCCAGCACCATGTAGATAAATTAATAAAGGAAATTTTTCTTCATTTGTCGCATCATATTGAGATGGCGTATATAAATAAAAACCGTATTGAGTATTTGTTGTTCCTTTTAGGTAAGCTTGTTGAATACCTGATTTAATCGTACCTAAATCAAGGTCATTTGTATTTTGAATACTATTATCATTTGAGCCACACCCAATAATAAAAAGAAATCCTAAATACAATAATTGCTTAATCATTTGTTTTTTAACTAATTTAAATTATTAAAACTTCTACCAGAATATTCAGAAAAAAATGTTTCAATACATCCCCTGTCAGCAACTGTTATAAAACATTGCTTTTTATCGTTACCTCCAAAAGCAATGTTAGTAGGTTTTTTACCTTTTAACCTTATTTCTCTTAAAACCTCCCCTTTTGGTGATACTATTAACACAGTACCTTTATCATATCTACATATATATAAATTACCTATACTATCACAACGCATACCATCTAAACCAAAATCTTTAAATGATTTAAATAACTTTTTATTGATTGGTTTTCCTTGACTTGTTATATCGTAAACCCAAATGTTTCGCTGTACAGATTCATTTACATAAAGTTTTTTTCCATCAGGGCTCACTTCAACACCATTAGTAGTACCCATATCTTTTTCTAAAAGGACAAATTTTTTGTTAGAAATCATCCATAAGTTTCCTGTTCCATCTTTCCAGTTTGGATCACTGGCATATAATGTGCCATTAGGTGCAATAGCTACATCATTGGGTTGATTCATTATAGAATCATGTGCAAAAACTACCGCCTCTGTTGATCCCTTTTTTACAAATAATATGTTATGCTTAACATAATCTGCTATATACATATTGTCATCTTTGTCAAACCGAATACCGTTACCAATACTTCCATTAGGTAAAGTAGTAAACAAAGAACTTTCACCTTTTTCATTTACAATACCTATGGTACCTTCTTCTTTAAAGTTTACTGCATACAAATTGCCTTTACTATCAACTGCAGGTCCTTCTATTCCAGCAGTGAAAAGCGATTCTTTAGTAAAATCAAAGCTAGAGTTACTCAACTCTTTTTTTTCACATGAAGAAAAAATACTTGTAAAAATCAGTAAGAAAAAAAATCTATTATTTGTCAATGTTTTATTATTTTAAAGTTGATATTATTTTATTTAATCCGTCTATAATAGCCAATTCTGTGTCTGAAAATGGTTTGTTAAGATTATTCATGTATTTAGAAACAATCTTAAACTCTTCTTTGTTTAATTTTTGTGACATTCCTTTTTTTAATAAAATTGAGAGATCTGCTAAATTTTTTGACAGAGGAGCTAATTGATTTAGCATAGGATTGTTATTTATTTTTATAAAGGCCTCATTATTAGACACCCATTTATCAAAGAAGTATACTAAGTCGTCCTTATAGCTTTGATCATTAGAATTCACAATAAAACTATCGACCTTTTTATTAAAAGAAATAGCATCTAAAGCATCAGGAGTACAAGCGTTTATAAAACGAGTAAAAGGTGAAAATGACTTATAAATGGTCCCTCCTTTTTTTCTTTCATATGCTTTTAAGGGTTCGCATATTTTTGATAATACAATTAAAGATGTTATGTCTTGATTATTGCTAATGTTACGCAAAATAACATCTCTGTTTCTTATATGGGTAATACCTAATTCTTCTAATTTAAAACTAACACTCTCTAATCTTTTCAGCATATTATCGATATTATTAACCGATTTTACAGACCAAAATCGTTCTGCAATAGCAGCTGTTCTTGGCCAAATCCTAGAATCTATAGAAACAGGTGTTACCAGTTCTCCCCACATGGTGGCTTCTCCTCCTAAAATATTTTTTACCTGATCCTCGCTCAAGTCATGATTATTAGGTATGGGCTCTGTGCTATAGTGTGTTTTTATTGATTCTAATAAATCTATATAATAACCTTTAGATAATATTGTTTTATACCCAAGTTTTGCTGATTTTAACATAGCTTCATTTCCTCTCCAAGAATGTATAACAACATCTTTTGGTAGGTTAGGTTGAAAAATTTCGTCCCACCCCATCATAGTTCTATTATTCTTTTTAAGAATATCTTGAATTTTTATATTAAAATAGGTTTGTAGCTCATGGTTTGTTTTAAAACCCTTCTTTTTCTTAAAATTTTGTATTTTAATATTTTCATCCCAATGTTTTCCTTTATTTTCATCACCACCAATATGAAAGTATTTATCAGGAAATAATTGAGAAATCTCAGAGAAAAGTGCATCTATTACTTGATATGTTTTATCATTTGTTGGGTCTAATGTAGGGTCGAAAACACCAGCTCTACGCTCTATTTTATAGGTTATATCTTTACTACCTATCTCCGGGTAAGCTGTTAAAATAGCTGATGCATGTCCAGGCACATCAAACTCTGGAACAACACGAATACCCAAATTTGAAGCATAATTTACAATTTCTTTAATTTGATTGTGTGTGTAATATTGCCCATCTGAACCTAGTTGGTGCAACTTAGGCAACGCTTTAACCTCAACTCTAAAACCCTGATCGTCACATAAGTGCCAATGAAAAACATTCATTTTTACAGCAGCCATAGCATCTAGGTTTCTTTTCAATACATTTAATGGTTGATAATGTCTTGCTACATCTATCATTAAACCTCGCCAAGTGAACCTTGGCGAGTCTTTAATAGTTACTCCATGAAAAAAATATTCAGTTTTAGTATTAGCACTAAGTTGTAGTAAAGTTTCTAAACCCCTCAATATACCGATATCGGTTTTTGCTGTTAAAATTATTTGACTACTTAGTACTGTTAACTGGTAAGATTCGTTTTCATGTAATTCTAATTCCCCCTCTCTTTCATAATTTATTCGTAATGATGCTTTTTTTATCTGATTAGCTGTTAATGCAAAACCTTTATCAATAAAAACACCTGTTCTTCCAGACAATCTCCTTAAAAATTTTGTCGTAGCATTAAATAACCTATCATTAATCTTATCTTTATTTACTGCGATGGTAAAATTTTCGTCAATACTAAATTTTTGATCATTATCTACAACTTCTTCTGGCCAAGGCATTAAATTGTATTTTTCTGACAACTTTGTTTGCGCATTGACACAAAAATGTGATATTATTAAAATATAAATGATTATACTTCTTCTTATAATTTTCATATAGATAATTTTATGATATTAGTTTTTGACATAAAATTTTAAAAATAATATCTTCTAAACGTCTCAATAAAAGCATAATTAGCAAAGCGTTCTTAGCCAAGCCAAAACACAAGATTTATCTTTTATTCTTATTAAATGGCATCTTCAATAGATCCTTCATTAACCCTTCAAAAATCACATTATGAATTTTTTAAAAACGTGTTTCTTCAAACGTACCTGCCATCATATGAGATATGTTATTCATATCCAAAACAATATGGTTTATATTTATAGGTATTGTTTATAGGTAAAATAAACGAGGGATTATTTGCATCCCTCGCTTATCTAATCAACTAACTACTAACCAAACTAACTCAAATACTCATTTATGAAGATAGATGTATGAGGCTTTAAGAATAATTCAATATTAATTAACATCCCACCAAAGTGCTGTAGTCATAAGATCTGGACCTTGTTCGGCTATTGCTGCGTCCACATTAACAGTGTTAGAGGTTTTCTCTGTAGGAGAATATGGAAATCTTTTAGGGACATTACCATTGTTCGGCTCTGTTACCCAAAAATTAACATTATCTGTTATTTGAGGAATTAGATCTGCTCTTCTTACCAATGCCCAACTTTCATAACCATTTGTTAAAGATGCTAACCATCTTTGGTTCCAAACTTGGTTTAATTGATCTTCGGTTGTACCGCTCAAAGTAGCTATAGCCTCATCTGCTATAAAAGTACCTGCATCTGCACCCCAAAAGGATATACTCGCTAAAATACCACTTTGATACAAACTATTAGCATCTCCACCATAGCCTAACAATGCAGCTTCGGCTTGCAAGAAGTAAGATTCTGCTGCTGTTAAAACCATTACAGGTGCCATACCTGAAATTTCGTCAAAAGCAGTTCCAACTATTCTTTCCGAAGGTTTAGACACATCTTCCCATACTGCTGCTGTTCTTGAATTAATAAAACCTCCTGAGTAGCCTCCATTCTCAGCCTCAGTTGCTATTTGTGTTAATCTAGGATCATTATTATCTCTCATAAAAGCAACTAATTTCTCCGTCAGAATCCATTTAGATCCTGTTACACCTGTTCCGCCTGCTCCAGCTCCAAATCCCCAAAACACATCTTCAAAACCACCATCAAGATTAGCATTGGTTAAAGCACCTTCAGAACGTGTCAATGTTGCTTCATTTGTTCCGTCTATTAATGTGTTTGATAAACAATCTGCTATAACACCATCAATAAATGCACTTTCACCATCTGCATTAAAAGCATCTCTACTTCTTAATGCCATACGTAAACGTAATGTATTAGCTAAAACTTTCCATTTTTGTGGATCTCCTTCATAAATAAAATCTCCTGCTGCACCACCTATAGTTGTAGTAGAACTGCCTAGAGCATCCATCTGACTTTTCAAATCCTCAAGAATAGCCTTATAGATATCTTTTTGAGTATCGTATTTAGGAGGATCAACTTCCAATTGAGGCAATATAACTTCAGAATAAGGAATACTTCCAAAATTATCAGTCGCCCTTTGATGAAATAAGGACATAATTATTTTCATCATTGCTTGACCATTTGCGTCATTTTCATTACCATATTGAATTAATAAATTACGCATAATTAAACCACTCCTTGTAAATGATTTATCAAACGTTACATTTCCCCAAGCTGGATCTGGAGTATAATTATCTGACCCTGACCACCAACTTCCAGCAACTTTCGTTGAGAACTGGTGCGAAAATTGAGACGTCGTTAATAAGTTACCTCTCCAAGTAACAAATCGAGGTTCAGCAAATGTAAAATATTCTACAGCTCCCAATAATGATGCAGAAGTGGCTTCAGCAGGTAAATTTGGGTTCACGTTAATTTGCTCAAAATCATCTGTGCATGAAGAAAGTAAAAGTCCAAGCACTAATACAATACTAAATGTTGGCACCTTGATGCTTTTAAAATTTATTTTAATTATTTTTTTCATAATATCTAAATTTTTTTATTAAAACGATACAGATAACTTAATACCATGACTAGAAGTAGAAGGGAAATCATAAATCTCTATCCCCTGAATACCAGTATTAAAACCAACCTCTGGATCATAATTTTGAGTATTTTTATGTAAGATTGCCAAGTTTCTACCTATATAGCTAATTGATGCACTATCAATAGATAATTTATCAAGTAAGCTAGAAGGTATATTATAACTTAATGATACTTGTCTTAACTTAACAAAACTACCGTCCGTAATCCAGTTTTCTGAAATTTGACCTAATCTATTAAAATAATTAGCAGAGCCTACACCTCTGGCTGCTACAGTTGGGCTTAATGTACCAACAACAACTGCATCATCCGGTACTAATATACCAGTGCCGCCTGTATAAAAATCTCTTCCTTCTAAGGTTCTAATATCATTTCCATTTGTACTGGCTACTAGATCTGTAAAAGAATATATATCACCTCCAGATTTAATATCAACTAAAACTCCTAATTGGAAATTTTTATAAGTGAATGTATTATTTATACCAAGTAAAAAATCTGGCGTTACATTACCTATATCACCAAGCTCACCAATTATAGGCAAACCAGTATCATCATACATAACGCGGCCTTGGTCATCACGAGAGAATGTTGTACCTCTTAAATCTCCATATAAACTACCTTCGGTAGCAACTAACTGTACATTATCGTTAAATTGTCTTGCAAGAATAACCGTTGGTAAGCCTTCTACAAGTCTTTCAATTTTATTTTCATTTTTGCTATAATTAAATGCTGTATTCCATTCAAAGTTTTCAGTTTTTATAGGTGTTCCTGTTAAAGCTATTTCGATACCACTATTATTTACTAAACCTGCATTTACTATTTTACCTTGTGCACCAGAAGTTGGTGGTAGGGAAATTGACAATATTTGGTTTTTTGTATCCTTATTATAATATGTAACATCTAAACCTAACCTATTATTGAAAAATTTTGCATCAAAACCAAATTCATATTCTGATGATAATTCAGCAACTAAATTCGCATTTGGAATTATAGCACCTGGACCTGCTCCTTCTTCTGCAGGACCTGCTCCTAAAGTTGGGTTACTTAAAAAGAACAGTGAAAGCCCATTATATGGGTTAGAGGAAACATTATATACTGACCTAGTTCTATATGGTTGAGTTGCATTACCAGTTTTAGCCCAACTAGCTCTTAGTTTAAAAGAATTAACGTTATCACTTTCAAAATTAAAAATTTCATGTAATAAAAAACTTGACCCTACAGAAGGATAAAAGAACGAATTGTTGTCTACAGGTAATGTTGAACTCCAGTCATTTCTACCAGTTACTTCAATAAAAGCATAATTATTAAAACCAAACTGTACTGAACCAAATAAAGACTGAGATTTAAAACGATTTAACGTCGTACTAACTCCTTTATTTGCAAAATTATTAACGGAGAATAGAGAAGGATCTAATAAATCATTAGCCTGTACTCTAGTTGATTTTGATCTATTTTCAAAACCACTATAACCAAAAGTTGAATTTAATGATATTTTATTAGTTATATCTTTATTATACGATAGTAAAAAATCATAATTTGAGGTCGTAGTTTGTTGTGTAATTTCTACTAATTCTCCAGAAGGTGCATTATCAAATACCCCTATTCCTTTAAAAATGGATGCTTCATAATTACTTTGATCTT from Flavivirga spongiicola encodes:
- a CDS encoding carboxylesterase family protein; amino-acid sequence: MIKQLLYLGFLFIIGCGSNDNSIQNTNDLDLGTIKSGIQQAYLKGTTNTQYGFYLYTPSQYDATNEEKFPLLIYLHGAGSRGDSSINPNDLSVILLDGPPSLINEIRWNPKHPMIVASPQSPTVWNTEHLHDFISSLVESLKVDTQRIYMTGFSMGGKGCFDYVSNKGDDSYVAALVPIAGFGDISKGKQFKNIPVWAFHGDADNIVPYSSSVSMINAINAEDPATRAKLTIYPGVNHNSWTRTYDNTAIGEGHVDYDPFDITIYEWMYLYKK
- a CDS encoding SMP-30/gluconolactonase/LRE family protein — translated: MSNSSFDFTKESLFTAGIEGPAVDSKGNLYAVNFKEEGTIGIVNEKGESSLFTTLPNGSIGNGIRFDKDDNMYIADYVKHNILFVKKGSTEAVVFAHDSIMNQPNDVAIAPNGTLYASDPNWKDGTGNLWMISNKKFVLLEKDMGTTNGVEVSPDGKKLYVNESVQRNIWVYDITSQGKPINKKLFKSFKDFGLDGMRCDSIGNLYICRYDKGTVLIVSPKGEVLREIRLKGKKPTNIAFGGNDKKQCFITVADRGCIETFFSEYSGRSFNNLN
- a CDS encoding beta-N-acetylhexosaminidase: MKIIRRSIIIYILIISHFCVNAQTKLSEKYNLMPWPEEVVDNDQKFSIDENFTIAVNKDKINDRLFNATTKFLRRLSGRTGVFIDKGFALTANQIKKASLRINYEREGELELHENESYQLTVLSSQIILTAKTDIGILRGLETLLQLSANTKTEYFFHGVTIKDSPRFTWRGLMIDVARHYQPLNVLKRNLDAMAAVKMNVFHWHLCDDQGFRVEVKALPKLHQLGSDGQYYTHNQIKEIVNYASNLGIRVVPEFDVPGHASAILTAYPEIGSKDITYKIERRAGVFDPTLDPTNDKTYQVIDALFSEISQLFPDKYFHIGGDENKGKHWDENIKIQNFKKKKGFKTNHELQTYFNIKIQDILKKNNRTMMGWDEIFQPNLPKDVVIHSWRGNEAMLKSAKLGYKTILSKGYYIDLLESIKTHYSTEPIPNNHDLSEDQVKNILGGEATMWGELVTPVSIDSRIWPRTAAIAERFWSVKSVNNIDNMLKRLESVSFKLEELGITHIRNRDVILRNISNNQDITSLIVLSKICEPLKAYERKKGGTIYKSFSPFTRFINACTPDALDAISFNKKVDSFIVNSNDQSYKDDLVYFFDKWVSNNEAFIKINNNPMLNQLAPLSKNLADLSILLKKGMSQKLNKEEFKIVSKYMNNLNKPFSDTELAIIDGLNKIISTLK
- a CDS encoding SusD/RagB family nutrient-binding outer membrane lipoprotein; protein product: MKKIIKINFKSIKVPTFSIVLVLGLLLSSCTDDFEQINVNPNLPAEATSASLLGAVEYFTFAEPRFVTWRGNLLTTSQFSHQFSTKVAGSWWSGSDNYTPDPAWGNVTFDKSFTRSGLIMRNLLIQYGNENDANGQAMMKIIMSLFHQRATDNFGSIPYSEVILPQLEVDPPKYDTQKDIYKAILEDLKSQMDALGSSTTTIGGAAGDFIYEGDPQKWKVLANTLRLRMALRSRDAFNADGESAFIDGVIADCLSNTLIDGTNEATLTRSEGALTNANLDGGFEDVFWGFGAGAGGTGVTGSKWILTEKLVAFMRDNNDPRLTQIATEAENGGYSGGFINSRTAAVWEDVSKPSERIVGTAFDEISGMAPVMVLTAAESYFLQAEAALLGYGGDANSLYQSGILASISFWGADAGTFIADEAIATLSGTTEDQLNQVWNQRWLASLTNGYESWALVRRADLIPQITDNVNFWVTEPNNGNVPKRFPYSPTEKTSNTVNVDAAIAEQGPDLMTTALWWDVN